GAGGTGCATGTTGGCCTGAGTGATCATCATGCGAATGGCATCCTGCCCAAAACAGcaagaaataagcaaaaaacCAGTATTAAGGTAAGCAGAAAGTAACACTGGTGAACAGcttataacctgaaggttgctgatttcagccccatgccctgcacctggggggtgcggcggcacagcgggttggaccgggtcctgctttccggtgggtctggggtttgagccccgcttgggttgccttgcgatggactggcgtcccgccctgggtgtgtcccctccccctccagccttgtgtcctgtgttgccgagttaggctacGGTTcacgcgaccccgaatgggacaagcggttcagaaagtcagtgtgtgtgtgtgtcccctgcacctGATGCAGTGTTCTTGACCGCGGTAAGATCATACCCTGGCCTGTGAGGCTAATGTGACCTAAAAAGGTGTCCAATAACAAAACAGTACACCTGCACAACAATCTCCCCCATGTGGACCCACGTGACATAACAGAAGCACGCAGAGCGATTGCGATGACAGCAAGTGAGAGACAGTAACAACATGATAGttacacttttgttttctgcctttgttcagtgttttctctgCGCTTCACGCGTCCCCGAAGACCACCCACGGAGCCCAGGATAAGGCGGCGTGCAGGGAAGTTACACTGAATTACCGTGGTAAACAGCCAGCTGTGTGCATCAATCAGATGTGGTAAGCAGgttacagcaataataataataattattatattaacaACACTATTATACTGCCGAACCACTGAAGAAGAATGACTACCGCTAGGGGGTCGGCGGGGAATAAAACCAGTGTTTTAAACTAAAGGTCAGTCGCAACGGGTGGATCTGTGTCACAcgctctgtctgtctttctctctctctgtgtgttttcaagCACGATCATGGAAACGGACCGGGTTCGAGGCCTCCTTGTTCCTGCGGAACTCGTCGCGCGCCCACTCGCGCAGGTAGCGCCGGTCCGCCTCGTCCGGCACCTGGCGGATGGTTCTCAGGATGCGCCGGTACACAGCGAGCACGCGCTGCCGCTGCAGGAACTGGGCGGCGGGAAAGCGAGAGAGAGGTTAGCGCCCGCCGTTCACGTCTGAgctgagctctctctctctctctctctctgagacgcacacacacagagacacagagccGGGTGCCACACAGCTCCGTTACCTGTTTGAGGCTAAGCGCTGCAGGAGGTAACCTTGAGGCTGACATGGCATCTTAAATGAACGTACTTTTAATAGAAAACTTTCACAAAGCGGACCCTCCACAACGCTCCAATCGCACACGCTCAGACGACCTTTAGAAAACTGCACGCACTACACACAGCGCCCTCTGTCGGCGCTGAGAAATTACACGCACTGTGGCCCCCATTGGACGCACAGCGCCCTCTGTCGGCGCGGAGGAAGTACACTTAGACGTAACgcggcgccgccgccgcctgtCTGGCAACGATATACACGAACACACAAGCGCCCTCTGTTGGACCGAAGGTTGAAACAGCACCTGatataaaaataatgctgtttTCCCTAATCGACTCGCAGACTTTACCTTTATTCAGCAGGGTTTTTAACCAGAGGaacaaaggtactatagcagtagcAAGGAGCGAGGCTTGAACCAACAAAATACCTGATTACAAGTCTACATCCTTAAGAGCTACACAACTGGCtgccccattattattattattaacaaatcCAACCAACCATAAATAGTAATCATAataaatttgatattttcatCCTAACCAGGTTACATTagtttacccttttatacaccagggtattTCTTCTGGAGTAACTCAAGATAAGTAGCAAGAGTATCAGAGGTACTGTATGTTATTACAGCAATAGCAGGGAATGGGAGCTGAAGTTGCAAACTAAGAGCCAAGCTCACTACCACCTTGAACAGAAACtactggcagaaaaaaaaatttacagggAGCAACAGttccaacattttatttataccaTACTTTCCAACGTTAAATTTTAAAGGTACCTGGATTGTTTTTTTCATGAAGGTGCATAGGGAGAAATAGTGGTGAACCATCTTTGATCCTTAcagactgacagctgtcactATACAAAAGGTTTACATAGATAATCGTCATCTAAAAATACTGATGTACAATTGAAGCCTAAACCTCTACAAGTATGAGCTCACATACAGCTGCTACGTGGGGCAGGAATATTCATTCTCAGTGGAGCTCCATGAAAAGTTAATCTACATTAATTTTGTGGGCACTGGCATTGTATCAAAGGGTGAGTCATAACTGTGTAAAAGGCACATTTTCAGTTAATCTGTTTAAATGGCtcaaacaaacatgcattttcGCCACACATCTGTGGCAGAGGTTTTATCAACAAAGAAACTATTAGTAGAAAACACACTGTCCTCCATCATCTTCATTAACTCTTCAAATATGCGTGTGCTTCACATTGTTAACTGACAAACCAGAGCACGCACACTGCAGAGAAACTCAGGGGCTCCCCACATTCACAGTGAGCTCATTGCATTTTCACATCGCACTAGGTTCAGTCATGCAGTGTCCAAAAGTTGGTAGAcacctttttttccctgtatatataaaaaaaaaaaaaaaagaggctctCAATGTAACACAAGTCTCTCATTTAAAGAAAGGAGAAGTGAAGATCAG
This genomic window from Scleropages formosus chromosome 1, fSclFor1.1, whole genome shotgun sequence contains:
- the lyrm2 gene encoding LYR motif-containing protein 2; its protein translation is MSASRLPPAALSLKQFLQRQRVLAVYRRILRTIRQVPDEADRRYLREWARDEFRRNKEASNPDAIRMMITQANMHLEELQKSLALAGS